One Oreochromis niloticus isolate F11D_XX linkage group LG16, O_niloticus_UMD_NMBU, whole genome shotgun sequence genomic window carries:
- the ybey gene encoding endoribonuclease YbeY isoform X1 — protein sequence MGVVLRNLQKVVPLRRARLRRDVDTLRHILGIQKFDLGIICVDNQKMQQINHIYRKKNTPTDVLSFPFYEDLRPGKLPCPLHRDELNLGDIFLGVEFVMKQCQEESLDLHGALTVVTAHGICHLLGYRHETEEEWTEMQQRENYILSEYSRLTGRHLDPLMKRCSQDSILHCVPAGYTSAFLFRFSASASVYSMSSTSSLPESSSEHSRSGRELLNSVE from the exons ATGGGAGTAGTTTTGAGGAACCTCCAGAAGGTGGTGCCTCTTCGGCGCGCCAGGCTGCGCAGGGACGTGGACACGCTGAGACACATACTAGGCATCCAGAAGTTCGACCTGGGTATCATCTGCGTGGACAACCAGAAGATGCAGCAGATCAATCACATCTACAGGAAGAAGAACACCCCCACGGATGTCCTGTCTTTCCCATTCTACGAG GACCTGAGGCCCGGGAAGTTGCCCTGCCCCCTTCACAGAGACGAGCTGAACCTTGGAGATATCTTCCTTGGGGTGGAGTTTGTGATGAAGCAGTGTCAGGAGGAATCCCTGGATCTGCACGGAGCACTGACT GTTGTCACTGCGCACGGGATCTGCCACCTGCTGGGCTACAGGCATGAGACAGAGGAAGAATGGACTGAG ATGCAGCAGAGAGAAAACTACATCTTGAGCGAGTACAGCAGACTCACAGGCCGACACCTAGACCCCCTGATGAAGAGGTGCAGTCAGGACAG TATTTTACACTGTGTGCCAGCTGGATATACCTCTGCGTTTCTCTTCAGGTTCTCGGCTTCTGCTTCAGTGTACTCCATGTCCAGCACATCCTCGTTGCCAGAGTCATCATCCGAGCACAGCAGATCGGGCAGGGAGTTGTTAAACTCTGTTGAATGA
- the ybey gene encoding endoribonuclease YbeY isoform X2: MGVVLRNLQKVVPLRRARLRRDVDTLRHILGIQKFDLGIICVDNQKMQQINHIYRKKNTPTDVLSFPFYEDLRPGKLPCPLHRDELNLGDIFLGVEFVMKQCQEESLDLHGALTVVTAHGICHLLGYRHETEEEWTEMQQRENYILSEYSRLTGRHLDPLMKRCSQDRFSASASVYSMSSTSSLPESSSEHSRSGRELLNSVE, translated from the exons ATGGGAGTAGTTTTGAGGAACCTCCAGAAGGTGGTGCCTCTTCGGCGCGCCAGGCTGCGCAGGGACGTGGACACGCTGAGACACATACTAGGCATCCAGAAGTTCGACCTGGGTATCATCTGCGTGGACAACCAGAAGATGCAGCAGATCAATCACATCTACAGGAAGAAGAACACCCCCACGGATGTCCTGTCTTTCCCATTCTACGAG GACCTGAGGCCCGGGAAGTTGCCCTGCCCCCTTCACAGAGACGAGCTGAACCTTGGAGATATCTTCCTTGGGGTGGAGTTTGTGATGAAGCAGTGTCAGGAGGAATCCCTGGATCTGCACGGAGCACTGACT GTTGTCACTGCGCACGGGATCTGCCACCTGCTGGGCTACAGGCATGAGACAGAGGAAGAATGGACTGAG ATGCAGCAGAGAGAAAACTACATCTTGAGCGAGTACAGCAGACTCACAGGCCGACACCTAGACCCCCTGATGAAGAGGTGCAGTCAGGACAG GTTCTCGGCTTCTGCTTCAGTGTACTCCATGTCCAGCACATCCTCGTTGCCAGAGTCATCATCCGAGCACAGCAGATCGGGCAGGGAGTTGTTAAACTCTGTTGAATGA